The proteins below are encoded in one region of Lactuca sativa cultivar Salinas chromosome 3, Lsat_Salinas_v11, whole genome shotgun sequence:
- the LOC111907557 gene encoding uncharacterized protein LOC111907557 has translation MYYRAIYKNTYKYPMCGMNGSNMWPPTEFIPPLPPLKRKMLGRPKVNRRKDSSESGARHIVSKVGKKIMCSVCKQAGHNKVTCSKSKKPTKLEVRKRKRSNVIDGEGSNAKKAKGMTDKEGGRGNKGINGKVGEGSNGKKANDVIDDKGGRGKKSSNEKVGEGSSGKKANDVIDDKGGRGKKGSNGKVGEGSSGKKANDVIDDKGGRVKKSSNGNVGERSNGRKTRKKSERILKKKLGTRVEGNNGEGNTIDKPMELE, from the coding sequence ATGTACTATAGAGCAATTTATAAGAACACCTACAAGTATCCTATGTGTGGGATGAATGGTAGCAACATGTGGCCACCTACTGAATTCATTCCACCTTTGCCACCATTGAAAAGAAAAATGCTAGGTAGACCTAAAGTTAATAGAAGAAAAGATTCAAGTGAAAGCGGTGCTAGACATATTGTGTCAAAGGTTGGGAAAAAGATTATGTGTAGTGTATGCAAACAAGCAGGACATAACAAGGTTACATGTTCTAAATCTAAAAAGCCAACAAAACTAGAGGTAAGGAAAAGGAAGAGATCAAATGTTATTGATGGGGAGGGAAGCAATGCTAAGAAGGCAAAAGGTATGACAGATAAGGAAGGAGGGAGGGGTAATAAGGGCATTAATGGAAAAGTTGGGGAAGGAAGCAATGGTAAGAAGGCAAATGATGTTATAGATGATAAAGGGGGGAGGGGTAAAAAGAGCAGTAATGAAAAAGTTGGGGAAGGAAGCAGTGGTAAGAAGGCAAATGATGTTATAGATGATAAAGGGGGGAGGGGTAAAAAGGGCAGTAATGGAAAAGTTGGGGAAGGAAGCAGTGGTAAGAAGGCAAATGATGTTATAGATGATAAAGGGGGGAGGGTTAAAAAGAGCAGTAATGGTAATGTTGGGGAAAGAAGCAATGGTAGGAAGACAAGAAAGAAGTCGGAaagaattttgaagaaaaaacTTGGTACACGGG
- the LOC111907558 gene encoding superoxide dismutase [Mn], mitochondrial, translating to MESKSGGGIRFEDCSLLLHVRRLFSSSPSVFGTHGSRNPRTFTFPDLSYDYDALESAISGEIMQLHPQKHHQTYITNYNKAIEQLDDAITKGDASTVVKLQSTIKFNGEGHEGGGEPPHGSLGLAINQSFSSVEKLIAKMNTKGAAVQGSGWVWLAVDKELKRLVVETTSNQDPLVTKGPSLVPLLGIDVSEHAYYLQYKNVRPDYLKNIWKVINWKYASEVYEKECP from the exons ATGGAAAGCAAAAGCGGAGGAGGCATCAGGTTCGAAGATTGTTCTCTTCTTCTTCAT GTACGAAGATTattctcttcttctccatctgttTTTGGAACACATGGCTCTAGGAACCCTCGC ACGTTCACGTTTCCCGATCTTTCCTACGATTATGACGCACTGGAGTCGGCGATTAGCGGAGAGATCATGCAACTCCATCCCCAGAAACACCACCAGACTTACATAACCAACTACAATAAAGCTATCGAGCAGCTCGATGATGCTATCACCAAGGGAGATGCTTCAACTGTTGTCAAATTGCAGAGCACTATTAAGTTCAATGGCGAAG GTCAT GAAGGAGGTGGCGAGCCACCACATGGTTCTTTGGGCTTGGCTATCAACCAGAGCTTTAGTTCTGTGGAAAAATTGATTGCTAAAATGAACACAAAAGGCGCTGCTGTGCAAGGTTCTGGATGGGTG TGGCTTGCTGTTGACAAAGAGTTGAAGAGGCTTGTGGTTGAAACCACATCAAACCAG GACCCACTGGTTACAAAAGGTCCAAGTTTGGTTCCTCTGCTTGGTATAGATGTTTCGGAGCATGCATACTACTTACAG TATAAAAATGTCAGGCCCGATTACTTAAAGAACATCTGGAAGGTGATCAACTGGAAATATGCAAGTGAGGTATATGAGAAAGAGTGCccttaa